From a single Acidobacteriota bacterium genomic region:
- a CDS encoding glycosyltransferase family 4 protein, whose amino-acid sequence MIEVSIILISSVLAFILVEAVRRWGLRQKVLDVPNERSSHSTPVPRAGGLGIVATVFVVYVSGSYAANYPLSLGFLIGSLIVAAVSFIDDLRDLPFYVRLFAQAIAAALVVADIGVFGEISYLFIDGSFSLGVFAIPLTITWILWMINAYNFMDGIDGIAGLQAVVAAIGWALFSLLFGVDEVKWLALGVGGASIGFLVHNWSPARIFMGDVGSAFLGFLFAVLPLIASKGQSVPTGVIPILGVLFVFPFIFDTVFTFLRRLFNREKVWKAHRSHLYQRMVINGASHSYVTLIYGALAAVSSLVGISVVAQIEIAGPLILFCILSASAFLLLMGSKKR is encoded by the coding sequence TCGGTCCTCGCTTTCATTTTGGTGGAGGCAGTTCGACGCTGGGGGCTGCGTCAAAAGGTTCTCGACGTTCCGAATGAGCGGAGTTCGCATTCGACTCCCGTACCGCGTGCCGGCGGCTTAGGAATTGTTGCAACGGTCTTCGTTGTTTACGTTTCGGGCTCATACGCTGCAAATTATCCGCTTTCCTTGGGGTTCCTGATTGGTAGCCTGATCGTAGCGGCGGTTAGTTTTATTGATGATCTCCGCGATCTTCCGTTTTACGTTCGACTGTTTGCCCAAGCAATTGCGGCTGCACTGGTCGTCGCAGATATCGGAGTTTTCGGTGAGATCAGCTATCTCTTCATCGACGGTTCATTCTCACTTGGTGTTTTTGCCATTCCGCTCACGATAACCTGGATACTCTGGATGATCAACGCATACAACTTCATGGATGGCATCGATGGCATTGCCGGCCTCCAGGCTGTTGTAGCTGCGATCGGGTGGGCATTGTTTTCGTTGCTCTTTGGCGTTGACGAGGTGAAATGGCTGGCACTTGGAGTCGGCGGGGCGTCGATCGGCTTTCTAGTTCATAATTGGAGTCCGGCACGAATATTTATGGGCGATGTCGGGAGTGCATTTCTGGGATTCCTATTTGCCGTGCTGCCGCTGATCGCGTCAAAGGGGCAAAGCGTTCCTACGGGCGTGATCCCGATTCTCGGTGTTTTGTTCGTGTTTCCATTTATTTTCGACACGGTTTTTACGTTTCTACGTCGCCTGTTCAATCGGGAAAAGGTTTGGAAAGCTCATCGAAGCCATCTTTATCAGCGAATGGTGATCAACGGAGCTTCACATTCGTATGTAACATTGATCTACGGAGCACTCGCTGCCGTTTCATCGCTTGTCGGAATCAGCGTTGTTGCCCAAATTGAAATCGCAGGGCCATTAATACTTTTCTGCATTCTCAGTGCATCGGCGTTTTTACTTCTGATGGGGTCGAAAAAACGTTGA
- a CDS encoding PqqD family protein — MNNPQYPIARKNGLVVQEVPDEVLVYDLDTNKAHCLNKTAAAVWQSCDGKTSVPEIAKFLSFEMGTKVDDDLVWLAIDQLNESALLESQAGPKFQGQSRREAIRKIGIASMIALPIVASLVAPKSAMASTSCRCDNGTNLDCTLQGSCPTTCNVGPNVCV, encoded by the coding sequence ATGAACAATCCGCAATATCCAATTGCCCGCAAAAATGGACTTGTAGTCCAGGAAGTGCCCGACGAGGTCTTGGTCTATGACCTCGACACGAACAAGGCCCACTGCCTTAATAAGACCGCAGCAGCCGTTTGGCAGTCCTGCGACGGTAAGACGTCCGTGCCGGAGATCGCGAAATTTCTTTCCTTCGAAATGGGAACCAAAGTCGATGACGACCTCGTTTGGCTTGCGATTGATCAGCTTAACGAAAGTGCTCTTTTGGAATCACAGGCCGGACCAAAGTTTCAGGGCCAGAGCCGCCGCGAAGCCATCCGAAAGATCGGCATCGCTTCGATGATCGCTCTGCCGATCGTAGCCTCGCTCGTCGCTCCTAAGAGCGCAATGGCAAGCACATCGTGCCGCTGTGATAACGGTACGAACCTTGACTGTACTCTTCAGGGATCTTGTCCAACGACGTGCAACGTCGGACCAAATGTATGTGTATAG
- a CDS encoding nucleotidyltransferase family protein, whose amino-acid sequence MLSVDDKWNSLSEEVRLSRLLKAVKAISSIFERNWVLIKGESAARFYPSGHFRYYSDFDIVVDEYFSRSLSSADRMLLRTANIDLHFGLRHLDSLPWENFLERCEETNVRGDRIRLPCPEDHLRIMAVHWLTDGGEYKERLWDIYYAVANRPAEFDWNKCLDVVSPTRRKWVITTIGLAHKYLGLEIDDLPFAEEAKQIPQWIIDTVEREWARDLRLIPLRVSYRDPKKLVQQIRKRLPPNPITATIDMEGEFDDRSRVWYQLGSIAKRIPPGVKRFVDLAKARLGRKNADQPR is encoded by the coding sequence ATGTTAAGCGTTGACGATAAATGGAACAGCTTATCTGAGGAAGTTCGGCTTTCTCGACTCCTGAAAGCCGTGAAGGCGATTAGCTCCATTTTTGAACGTAACTGGGTGCTGATAAAGGGTGAGTCAGCCGCGAGATTCTATCCCAGCGGACACTTTCGATACTATTCAGATTTCGATATTGTCGTCGATGAGTATTTTTCTCGAAGTCTTTCTTCTGCCGATCGTATGCTCTTACGGACCGCGAATATCGATCTTCATTTCGGTCTCAGGCATCTAGATTCTTTGCCGTGGGAGAACTTTCTCGAAAGGTGTGAGGAAACTAATGTTCGCGGGGATCGAATTCGCCTTCCATGTCCCGAGGACCATCTCCGAATCATGGCTGTTCATTGGCTGACGGATGGCGGCGAATACAAGGAACGGCTTTGGGATATTTATTATGCGGTGGCAAACCGGCCGGCGGAGTTTGATTGGAACAAGTGTCTTGATGTCGTCAGCCCGACCCGGCGTAAATGGGTGATAACAACCATCGGCCTAGCACATAAGTATCTTGGGCTTGAGATCGACGACCTCCCGTTTGCCGAAGAGGCAAAGCAGATCCCGCAGTGGATCATCGATACTGTCGAGCGAGAATGGGCTCGTGATCTTCGTCTGATTCCGCTACGTGTTTCTTACCGCGACCCCAAAAAGCTCGTACAACAGATCCGAAAGCGCTTGCCCCCAAACCCCATCACGGCGACAATCGACATGGAAGGCGAGTTCGATGACCGCTCACGCGTTTGGTACCAACTTGGCAGCATCGCCAAGCGTATTCCGCCTGGGGTGAAGCGCTTCGTTGACCTCGCTAAAGCTCGATTGGGCCGCAAGAATGCCGATCAACCACGATAG
- the tsaB gene encoding tRNA (adenosine(37)-N6)-threonylcarbamoyltransferase complex dimerization subunit type 1 TsaB, protein MPINHDRNLTLCLESGIAGGSIALFDGDLVVAGRVGEGNTSRAEALLPSVEGLLSNSGSTLRSIGRIAVSVGPGSFTGLRIGIASTLGLSRALECEVVGVPLLPAMLALGDGSQNAAAVVPIGKTDRAYLVGVNSVPAVVDMQKIHSALSSASSVVAPLDIVSELRDLACDLVDTGSNLAVMIGKGICSGFATTDLTPIYVQNPARTRGLY, encoded by the coding sequence ATGCCGATCAACCACGATAGAAATTTAACGCTCTGCCTTGAAAGCGGAATAGCCGGCGGAAGCATTGCCCTTTTTGACGGCGATCTAGTTGTTGCCGGCCGTGTGGGCGAGGGAAACACGTCACGAGCCGAAGCTCTACTGCCCTCGGTCGAGGGCCTGCTCTCCAATTCCGGCTCAACGCTCAGATCGATCGGCCGGATAGCAGTTTCGGTCGGCCCTGGAAGCTTCACCGGCCTTCGTATCGGCATTGCGTCCACACTCGGGCTCTCGCGGGCACTGGAATGCGAGGTGGTTGGCGTCCCTTTGCTGCCTGCAATGCTTGCTCTCGGCGATGGCTCGCAAAATGCCGCTGCCGTGGTTCCAATAGGGAAGACGGACCGAGCTTATCTCGTTGGCGTAAACTCGGTCCCGGCCGTCGTTGATATGCAGAAGATCCATTCAGCACTGTCGTCCGCGAGCTCAGTGGTGGCTCCGCTCGACATCGTATCCGAACTGCGAGACCTGGCGTGCGATCTTGTTGATACGGGATCTAATCTTGCTGTGATGATCGGAAAGGGCATTTGTTCGGGCTTTGCAACTACGGACCTAACGCCGATATATGTCCAGAACCCCGCGCGAACCCGCGGCCTTTATTGA
- a CDS encoding GNAT family N-acetyltransferase, translating to MSQLSIKPANESDLAAIVELADRSGLAFWSLGDYANAAASDVHLLLASKAKTGETIGFILVRLLARLDKTNDVEILNIAVKPKHRRAGVGAALIQAAVRRSHTGPESNVLLEVRESNVSAIEFYRRLGFELQSIRRSYYRDPVEDALLFAATVSKLFPDTANDR from the coding sequence ATGTCTCAACTGAGCATAAAGCCCGCCAACGAAAGTGATCTCGCCGCGATCGTCGAACTCGCCGATCGGAGCGGCTTGGCGTTCTGGAGCCTTGGCGATTATGCCAATGCAGCTGCCTCAGACGTTCATCTTTTGTTAGCGTCGAAGGCCAAAACGGGTGAGACCATCGGCTTCATCCTGGTTCGGCTACTCGCCCGCCTCGATAAAACCAACGACGTAGAGATATTAAACATTGCGGTCAAGCCGAAGCATCGCCGTGCAGGGGTCGGTGCGGCTCTCATCCAGGCCGCGGTTCGGCGTTCTCACACCGGCCCTGAATCTAATGTGTTACTTGAAGTTAGGGAGTCAAATGTCTCGGCTATCGAGTTTTATCGCCGATTGGGATTTGAATTGCAGTCCATCCGGCGGTCTTACTATCGCGACCCGGTCGAGGATGCTCTTCTATTCGCTGCGACGGTTAGTAAGCTATTTCCGGACACAGCCAACGACCGATAG
- a CDS encoding YdcH family protein, translating to MDLSTPDPVRDELLKTNASFRDLVHQHENFEKRLNELAAISFPNDDEQFEESTLKKKKLMIKDEIHAIMNEYATSH from the coding sequence ATGGACCTTTCAACTCCTGATCCGGTGCGTGATGAGCTTTTGAAGACGAACGCATCATTCCGGGATCTTGTGCACCAACACGAGAATTTCGAAAAACGCCTCAATGAACTTGCAGCGATCTCCTTTCCAAACGACGACGAACAATTCGAAGAATCGACCCTAAAGAAAAAGAAATTGATGATCAAGGATGAGATCCACGCGATCATGAACGAGTACGCGACGTCTCATTAA